A single genomic interval of Apis cerana isolate GH-2021 linkage group LG14, AcerK_1.0, whole genome shotgun sequence harbors:
- the LOC108000641 gene encoding transmembrane protein 94 isoform X6, with the protein MKMDGDQGKDSPSKPTENINTKSAKPLGLSTTIALEILQRDVKRVLQEYEEEYKRNKKYKAWLKDTLHHRSQYTTLCWTSAIALLINAIILVIAFFTINDTWYPTLPYDGLTVCCLVMLNFILVVSDNKLRHEEIPYRVRGLLDQLEVAKNTCQWNPENYPHLCSPLSPCLTLQWTYRDGRIINLPWALLVASDIIVIKPGQQAPGYCVPYDDADAPVLHAREVYSPQVHSANEIFSTPQARTPLKNKIYKLQETPYLMNLRMALDQALDRPVTYHNRKRHLLMICCIEQLAYPILLIIVLVANLFRYMYVSEYFGVGYWNEMFLLQPIAISIPLLPLVFPTCWIFLNCFGMARFKALFKLYQSSKKLQFVDPFEDADISGPSHPEVVYNWLELKEYFFDILFGKEHMMSRSASILHVLGSVTALCCVDKKGILSWPNPTAEKVFFLRNANTLSPSSSTGSLDRNSEPQYQATDDSKQDSNKTSYVTHDMSHSTAEVLDLTHDHALPFRLQFDDHSWRQHLNSLKPLGLAILLNTCNMDTQEHYMQFCCHVTCEALFNENLVPVTNRRCLCELAKQIGFQDQAQNIFQLEQQLSTFRHVQPEMVRRDIKFARSLSIATKLKFPFPHMVAVVVRERSGGGLQLLTQGTADIILDSCIEFWDGHDLCPLSASDRKKVQDFYQRTSLTSYCTAFAYRPLTRGICDKMSKIYLELPADSKHLYAPHRSPTPLPWDFRNVLDPRVKGILGQFHSTDSLLCNENKDDVVNDVDSCFDIQCNQVFIGMVTMQYQAQTDMVQLIEQLDRACIRFVHFSKENELRSRVFSEKMGLESGWNCHISLLSERARRQQWLERYPHMPPSYMSESLVGWWVSQAAAMSSPTPSAQSHQHNYSCMDEASHLLNRVSPRTNLDNSRAMSMSAPSAINTDFSTVKFDDETTEWNDTGTSQVKSAMSHSLSHLIQRITRTGSTHVSEQDTVRSEDSVLVQSVDLGSGQEAWRSLSCLTDSTEQSAPVNFDLSNRAKLPRGIDKIRPHIELIDNVPLLVSLFTDCNTAVTREMLHIMQDYGEVVCVLGSSANAENMPIFMQADAGVAVEPLYPQVCQRVPVLTPTKDDQGPSPVDLSRALNSVACSLSVKREDPIAIFHLIMEARHYMMCLWNCVQFWLCCTVTLSFTQAMSGFLLLPPLFSVDQVLWLCCLIIPILSISMIATPMDPTIMQRATGKNQCTVNGQVALFVLWCYGSKFLPTVITIVLSQCISFLSLCPTYTPDSKCLYIYPDTQGEVSWGGWGDKPNIILVIQHFALSLLVLHLVTISISFVHREYSIWKKQPFNNYVWFFSAFIALCAQAAFSGTVFCKFWKDEGQSIKDFPLHLPLFFLVSLPLIFAINELIKWQEIKVNVRYQKRARLEFGTKLGMNSPF; encoded by the exons ATG AAAATGGATGGCGATCAAGGAAAAGATAGTCCTTCCAAACcaactgaaaatattaatactaaatctgCAAAGCCATTAGGACTAAGTACAACAATTGCTCTTGAAATATTACAACGTGATGTTAAAAGAGTGTTACAAGAATATGAAGAAGAGtacaaaagaaataa AAAATATAAAGCTTGGCTAAAGGACACATTACATCATCGTAGTCAATATACAACTCTTTGTTGGACTTCAGCAATTGCACTTTTGATCAATGCCATTATACTTGTTATTGCATTCTTCACAATCAACGATACATG GTATCCTACACTGCCTTATGATGGACTGACTGTTTGTTGTCTagtaatgttaaattttattttagtcgTATCTGATAATAAATTACGACATGAAGAAATTCCTTATAGAGTACGAGGTCTTCTTGACCAATTAGAAG TAGCAAAAAATACTTGCCAATGGAATCCAGAGAATTATCCACATTTATGCAGTCCATTGTCTCCTTGCTTAACTTTACAGTGGACTTATCGCGATGGtcgcataattaatttacccTGGGCATTGTTAGTTGCTAgtgatataattgttataaaaccCGGACAACAAGCACCTGGATATTGTGTTCCTTATGAT gatGCTGATGCACCAGTATTACATGCAAGAGAAGTATACAGTCCTCAGGTTCACAGtgctaatgaaatattttcaactccACAGGCACGAACGcctttaaagaataaaatttataaacttcaaGAAACACCATATTTAATGAATCTTAGAATGGCTCTCGATCAAGCTTTAGATAGACCGGTTACATATCACAATCGCAAACGGCATCTTTTAATGATATGTTGCATCGAACAATTGGCTTATCCAATTCTTTTGATTATCGTTCTAGTTgctaatttatttcgatatatgtatgtgtcaGAATATTTCGGTGTCGGTTATTGGAATGAAATGTTTCTGTTACAACCGATCGCTATTAGTATCCCTTTACTTCCGTTAGTATTTCCGACTTgttggatttttttaaattgtttcggAATGGCTCGTTTCAAAGCTCTATTTAAGCTTTATCAATCTTCGAAGAAACTTCAG TTTGTGGATCCTTTCGAAGATGCGGATATTTCCGGGCCTAGCCATCCAGAAGTAGTATACAATTGGTtggaattaaaagaatacttttttgatatattgtttGGTAAAGAGCATATGATGTCAAGATCCGCCAGTATTCTACATGTTTTAGGATCAGTTACG GCATTGTGTTGCGTGGATAAAAAAGGGATCCTTTCGTGGCCTAATCCAACTGCCGAGAAAGTATTCTTTTTACGAAATGCTAATACTCTATCTCCATCTTCaag tACTGGTAGCTTAGATAGAAACTCAGAACCTCAGTATCAGGCAACTGACGACTCCAAACAAGATTCGAATAAGACATCCTATGTGACTCAtg atatgtcTCATTCAACAGCTGAAGTTTTGGATCTTACTCATGACCATGCTTTACCATTTCGTCTACAGTTCGATGACCATTCTTGGAGACAACATTTAAACTCATTAAAACCCCTAGGTTTAGCGATTCTTCTCAACACATGTAATATGGATACACAAGAGCATTACATGCAGTTTTGTTGTCATGTCACGTGTGAAGCTCTCTTTAACGAAAATCTAGTACCAGTAACGAACAGACG GTGTTTATGCGAATTAGCCAAGCAGATAGGTTTTCAAGATCAggcacaaaatatatttcaattggaACAACAGTTGTCCACGTTTAGGCATGTT CAACCAGAAATGGTTCGGCGAGATATCAAATTTGCACGATCTTTGAGTATCGCGACGAagttaaaatttccatttccgcACATGGTAGCTGTGGTAGTTAGAGAACGCAGTGGTGGAGGTTTGCAATTACTTACACAGGGTACAGCGGATATAATATTGGATTCTTGCATCGAATTTTGGGACGGTCATGATCTCTGTCCATTATCAGCATCGGATag gaAAAAGGTGCaagatttttatcaaagaaCGAGCTTAACATCATATTGTACTGCATTTGCGTATAGGCCACTAACACGTGGTATTTGTGATAAAATGTCTAAAATATATCTAGAACTTCCTGCAGATAGTAAACATTTATATGCACCTCATAGGAGTCCTACTCCTCTACCTTGGGACTTTAGAAATGTTCTTGACCCTAGAGTGAAAGGTATACTTGGACAATTTCACTCGACTg aTTCTTTGTTGTGCAATGAAAACAAAGATGATGTTGTAAATGATGTTGATAGCTGCTTTGATATTCAATGTAATCAAGTTTTTATTGGTATGGTCACTATGCAGTATCAAGCACAAACAGAtatg GTACAATTAATTGAACAACTCGACAGAGCTTGTATCCGATTTGTTCACTTCagcaaagaaaatgaattaagaTCACGTGTATTCTCGGAAAAAATGGGTCTCGAAAGCGGATGGAATTGTCACATATCGTTGCTCAGTGAAAGAGCTAG GAGACAGCAATGGCTGGAGAGATATCCACACATGCCTCCATCGTATAT GTCCGAGAGTCTAGTGGGTTGGTGGGTGAGCCAGGCAGCAGCCATGTCCTCACCCACTCCCTCAGCCCAATCTCATCAGCATAATTACTCCTGCATGGATGAGGCCAGCCACTTGCTTAATCGTGTCTCTCCTCG CACCAATTTGGATAATAGCCGTGCTATGAGTATGTCAGCACCAAGTGCTATAAATACCGATTTCTCCACCGTCAAATTCGATGATGAAACCACGGAATGGAACGACACGGGAACATCTCAAGTTAAAAGCGCTATGAGCCACAG TCTAAGTCATCTAATACAAAGGATCACGAGAACAGGATCAACACACgtttc GGAACAGGACACAGTGAGAAGCGAAGATAGCGTGCTTGTACAAAGCGTAGACCTGGGTTCCGGACAAGAAGCATGGCGATCTTTGAGTTGTCTCACAGACAGCACGGAGCAAAGCGCTCCTGTAAATTTTGACTTGTCGAACAGG GCAAAACTACCTCGAGGCATCGATAAGATTCGACCACACATAGAATTAATAGACAATGTACCCCTTTTGGTATCTCTGTTCACCGATTGCAACACCGCTGTTACAAGGGAAATGTTGCACATTATGCAAGATTATGGAGAAGTTGTATGCGTACTTGGCTCCTCTGCTAATGCAGAAAATATGCCCATCTTCATGCAAGCAGATGCagg AGTGGCGGTAGAACCATTGTATCCACAAGTTTGTCAAAGAGTTCCTGTATTGACACCAACCAAAGACGATCAAGGTCCATCTCCAGTTGATTTAAGCAGAGCATTGAATTCCGTTGCTTGCTCTTTAAGCGTGAAACGAGAAGATccaattgcaatttttcactTAATCATGGAG GCTCGGCATTATATGATGTGCCTCTGGAATTGCGTGCAATTCTGGCTCTGTTGTACAGTTACTCTCTCCTTCACACAAGCTATGTCCGGTTTCTTATTACTACCGCCCTTATTTTCGGTTGATCAAGTCTTATGGTTGTGTTGCTTAATCATtccaatattatctatatctatGATTGCTACACCAATGGATCCTACTATAATGCAACGTGCAACTGGTAAAAACCAATGTACTGTAAATGGCCAG GTTGCACTGTTTGTTCTTTGGTGTTATGGCAGTAAATTTTTGCCGACAGTCATAACGATAGTTCTGTCGCAAtgtatttcgtttttatcttTGTGCCCTACTTACACACCAGATTCTAAATGCTTGTATATATACCCAGATACACAAGGAGAAGTTTCATGGGGTGGTTGGGGTGACAAACCAAACATTATTTTAGTGATACAACATTTCGCTTTGTCGCTGTTAGTTTTACATTTGG TAACGATATCCATAAGCTTTGTACATAGAGAATATTCTATTTGGAAGAAACAACCCTTTAACAATTACGTATGGTTTTTCAGTGCATTTATAGC attatgcGCACAAGCTGCATTCTCAGGAACAGTGTTTTGTAAATTCTGGAAAGACGAAGGGCAAAGTATAAAAGACTTTCCTTTACATCTTCccctattttttttagtttcattACCACTAATCTTTGCCATTAACGAATTGATCAAATGGCAGGAAATCaa GGTAAACGTGAGGTATCAAAAAAGAGCACGATTAGAATTTGGTACAAAACTTGGTATGAATTcaccattttaa
- the LOC108000641 gene encoding transmembrane protein 94 isoform X8 has translation MKMDGDQGKDSPSKPTENINTKSAKPLGLSTTIALEILQRDVKRVLQEYEEEYKRNKKYKAWLKDTLHHRSQYTTLCWTSAIALLINAIILVIAFFTINDTWYPTLPYDGLTVCCLVMLNFILVVSDNKLRHEEIPYRVRGLLDQLEVAKNTCQWNPENYPHLCSPLSPCLTLQWTYRDGRIINLPWALLVASDIIVIKPGQQAPGYCVPYDDADAPVLHAREVYSPQVHSANEIFSTPQARTPLKNKIYKLQETPYLMNLRMALDQALDRPVTYHNRKRHLLMICCIEQLAYPILLIIVLVANLFRYMYVSEYFGVGYWNEMFLLQPIAISIPLLPLVFPTCWIFLNCFGMARFKALFKLYQSSKKLQFVDPFEDADISGPSHPEVVYNWLELKEYFFDILFGKEHMMSRSASILHVLGSVTALCCVDKKGILSWPNPTAEKVFFLRNANTLSPSSSTGSLDRNSEPQYQATDDSKQDSNKTSYVTHDMSHSTAEVLDLTHDHALPFRLQFDDHSWRQHLNSLKPLGLAILLNTCNMDTQEHYMQFCCHVTCEALFNENLVPVTNRRYQDHSVEDKSGYQAKDTMQSSRQVYLVDESGSLGHMWCLCELAKQIGFQDQAQNIFQLEQQLSTFRHVQPEMVRRDIKFARSLSIATKLKFPFPHMVAVVVRERSGGGLQLLTQGTADIILDSCIEFWDGHDLCPLSASDRKKVQDFYQRTSLTSYCTAFAYRPLTRGICDKMSKIYLELPADSKHLYAPHRSPTPLPWDFRNVLDPRVKGILGQFHSTDSLLCNENKDDVVNDVDSCFDIQCNQVFIGMVTMQYQAQTDMVQLIEQLDRACIRFVHFSKENELRSRVFSEKMGLESGWNCHISLLSERASTNLDNSRAMSMSAPSAINTDFSTVKFDDETTEWNDTGTSQVKSAMSHSLSHLIQRITRTGSTHVSEQDTVRSEDSVLVQSVDLGSGQEAWRSLSCLTDSTEQSAPVNFDLSNRAKLPRGIDKIRPHIELIDNVPLLVSLFTDCNTAVTREMLHIMQDYGEVVCVLGSSANAENMPIFMQADAGVAVEPLYPQVCQRVPVLTPTKDDQGPSPVDLSRALNSVACSLSVKREDPIAIFHLIMEARHYMMCLWNCVQFWLCCTVTLSFTQAMSGFLLLPPLFSVDQVLWLCCLIIPILSISMIATPMDPTIMQRATGKNQCTVNGQVALFVLWCYGSKFLPTVITIVLSQCISFLSLCPTYTPDSKCLYIYPDTQGEVSWGGWGDKPNIILVIQHFALSLLVLHLVTISISFVHREYSIWKKQPFNNYVWFFSAFIALCAQAAFSGTVFCKFWKDEGQSIKDFPLHLPLFFLVSLPLIFAINELIKWQEIKVNVRYQKRARLEFGTKLGMNSPF, from the exons ATG AAAATGGATGGCGATCAAGGAAAAGATAGTCCTTCCAAACcaactgaaaatattaatactaaatctgCAAAGCCATTAGGACTAAGTACAACAATTGCTCTTGAAATATTACAACGTGATGTTAAAAGAGTGTTACAAGAATATGAAGAAGAGtacaaaagaaataa AAAATATAAAGCTTGGCTAAAGGACACATTACATCATCGTAGTCAATATACAACTCTTTGTTGGACTTCAGCAATTGCACTTTTGATCAATGCCATTATACTTGTTATTGCATTCTTCACAATCAACGATACATG GTATCCTACACTGCCTTATGATGGACTGACTGTTTGTTGTCTagtaatgttaaattttattttagtcgTATCTGATAATAAATTACGACATGAAGAAATTCCTTATAGAGTACGAGGTCTTCTTGACCAATTAGAAG TAGCAAAAAATACTTGCCAATGGAATCCAGAGAATTATCCACATTTATGCAGTCCATTGTCTCCTTGCTTAACTTTACAGTGGACTTATCGCGATGGtcgcataattaatttacccTGGGCATTGTTAGTTGCTAgtgatataattgttataaaaccCGGACAACAAGCACCTGGATATTGTGTTCCTTATGAT gatGCTGATGCACCAGTATTACATGCAAGAGAAGTATACAGTCCTCAGGTTCACAGtgctaatgaaatattttcaactccACAGGCACGAACGcctttaaagaataaaatttataaacttcaaGAAACACCATATTTAATGAATCTTAGAATGGCTCTCGATCAAGCTTTAGATAGACCGGTTACATATCACAATCGCAAACGGCATCTTTTAATGATATGTTGCATCGAACAATTGGCTTATCCAATTCTTTTGATTATCGTTCTAGTTgctaatttatttcgatatatgtatgtgtcaGAATATTTCGGTGTCGGTTATTGGAATGAAATGTTTCTGTTACAACCGATCGCTATTAGTATCCCTTTACTTCCGTTAGTATTTCCGACTTgttggatttttttaaattgtttcggAATGGCTCGTTTCAAAGCTCTATTTAAGCTTTATCAATCTTCGAAGAAACTTCAG TTTGTGGATCCTTTCGAAGATGCGGATATTTCCGGGCCTAGCCATCCAGAAGTAGTATACAATTGGTtggaattaaaagaatacttttttgatatattgtttGGTAAAGAGCATATGATGTCAAGATCCGCCAGTATTCTACATGTTTTAGGATCAGTTACG GCATTGTGTTGCGTGGATAAAAAAGGGATCCTTTCGTGGCCTAATCCAACTGCCGAGAAAGTATTCTTTTTACGAAATGCTAATACTCTATCTCCATCTTCaag tACTGGTAGCTTAGATAGAAACTCAGAACCTCAGTATCAGGCAACTGACGACTCCAAACAAGATTCGAATAAGACATCCTATGTGACTCAtg atatgtcTCATTCAACAGCTGAAGTTTTGGATCTTACTCATGACCATGCTTTACCATTTCGTCTACAGTTCGATGACCATTCTTGGAGACAACATTTAAACTCATTAAAACCCCTAGGTTTAGCGATTCTTCTCAACACATGTAATATGGATACACAAGAGCATTACATGCAGTTTTGTTGTCATGTCACGTGTGAAGCTCTCTTTAACGAAAATCTAGTACCAGTAACGAACAGACG CTACCAGGATCACAGTGTAGAAGATAAGAGTGGGTATCAGGCAAAAGATACAATGCAAAGTTCAAGACAGGTGTATTTAGTCGACGAATCAGGGAGCCTTGGACATATGTG GTGTTTATGCGAATTAGCCAAGCAGATAGGTTTTCAAGATCAggcacaaaatatatttcaattggaACAACAGTTGTCCACGTTTAGGCATGTT CAACCAGAAATGGTTCGGCGAGATATCAAATTTGCACGATCTTTGAGTATCGCGACGAagttaaaatttccatttccgcACATGGTAGCTGTGGTAGTTAGAGAACGCAGTGGTGGAGGTTTGCAATTACTTACACAGGGTACAGCGGATATAATATTGGATTCTTGCATCGAATTTTGGGACGGTCATGATCTCTGTCCATTATCAGCATCGGATag gaAAAAGGTGCaagatttttatcaaagaaCGAGCTTAACATCATATTGTACTGCATTTGCGTATAGGCCACTAACACGTGGTATTTGTGATAAAATGTCTAAAATATATCTAGAACTTCCTGCAGATAGTAAACATTTATATGCACCTCATAGGAGTCCTACTCCTCTACCTTGGGACTTTAGAAATGTTCTTGACCCTAGAGTGAAAGGTATACTTGGACAATTTCACTCGACTg aTTCTTTGTTGTGCAATGAAAACAAAGATGATGTTGTAAATGATGTTGATAGCTGCTTTGATATTCAATGTAATCAAGTTTTTATTGGTATGGTCACTATGCAGTATCAAGCACAAACAGAtatg GTACAATTAATTGAACAACTCGACAGAGCTTGTATCCGATTTGTTCACTTCagcaaagaaaatgaattaagaTCACGTGTATTCTCGGAAAAAATGGGTCTCGAAAGCGGATGGAATTGTCACATATCGTTGCTCAGTGAAAGAGCTAG CACCAATTTGGATAATAGCCGTGCTATGAGTATGTCAGCACCAAGTGCTATAAATACCGATTTCTCCACCGTCAAATTCGATGATGAAACCACGGAATGGAACGACACGGGAACATCTCAAGTTAAAAGCGCTATGAGCCACAG TCTAAGTCATCTAATACAAAGGATCACGAGAACAGGATCAACACACgtttc GGAACAGGACACAGTGAGAAGCGAAGATAGCGTGCTTGTACAAAGCGTAGACCTGGGTTCCGGACAAGAAGCATGGCGATCTTTGAGTTGTCTCACAGACAGCACGGAGCAAAGCGCTCCTGTAAATTTTGACTTGTCGAACAGG GCAAAACTACCTCGAGGCATCGATAAGATTCGACCACACATAGAATTAATAGACAATGTACCCCTTTTGGTATCTCTGTTCACCGATTGCAACACCGCTGTTACAAGGGAAATGTTGCACATTATGCAAGATTATGGAGAAGTTGTATGCGTACTTGGCTCCTCTGCTAATGCAGAAAATATGCCCATCTTCATGCAAGCAGATGCagg AGTGGCGGTAGAACCATTGTATCCACAAGTTTGTCAAAGAGTTCCTGTATTGACACCAACCAAAGACGATCAAGGTCCATCTCCAGTTGATTTAAGCAGAGCATTGAATTCCGTTGCTTGCTCTTTAAGCGTGAAACGAGAAGATccaattgcaatttttcactTAATCATGGAG GCTCGGCATTATATGATGTGCCTCTGGAATTGCGTGCAATTCTGGCTCTGTTGTACAGTTACTCTCTCCTTCACACAAGCTATGTCCGGTTTCTTATTACTACCGCCCTTATTTTCGGTTGATCAAGTCTTATGGTTGTGTTGCTTAATCATtccaatattatctatatctatGATTGCTACACCAATGGATCCTACTATAATGCAACGTGCAACTGGTAAAAACCAATGTACTGTAAATGGCCAG GTTGCACTGTTTGTTCTTTGGTGTTATGGCAGTAAATTTTTGCCGACAGTCATAACGATAGTTCTGTCGCAAtgtatttcgtttttatcttTGTGCCCTACTTACACACCAGATTCTAAATGCTTGTATATATACCCAGATACACAAGGAGAAGTTTCATGGGGTGGTTGGGGTGACAAACCAAACATTATTTTAGTGATACAACATTTCGCTTTGTCGCTGTTAGTTTTACATTTGG TAACGATATCCATAAGCTTTGTACATAGAGAATATTCTATTTGGAAGAAACAACCCTTTAACAATTACGTATGGTTTTTCAGTGCATTTATAGC attatgcGCACAAGCTGCATTCTCAGGAACAGTGTTTTGTAAATTCTGGAAAGACGAAGGGCAAAGTATAAAAGACTTTCCTTTACATCTTCccctattttttttagtttcattACCACTAATCTTTGCCATTAACGAATTGATCAAATGGCAGGAAATCaa GGTAAACGTGAGGTATCAAAAAAGAGCACGATTAGAATTTGGTACAAAACTTGGTATGAATTcaccattttaa